The following coding sequences are from one Saprospiraceae bacterium window:
- a CDS encoding BlaI/MecI/CopY family transcriptional regulator translates to MLTDHNKFEYFPTDAELEILQILWKNGSATVREVFEQLALRKDIKYTTALKLMQIMHEKGLCSRVAQGKLHIYKPLVQDDQIKMTMVDSIVDQVFGGAAMELVLQTLGNYQATPNELKEIKLMIEKLEKSNPS, encoded by the coding sequence ATGTTGACAGATCATAACAAATTCGAGTATTTCCCCACTGATGCAGAGCTGGAGATTCTGCAGATTTTGTGGAAAAATGGTTCGGCAACGGTCAGAGAAGTATTCGAACAGCTTGCTCTGCGTAAGGATATAAAATATACCACAGCACTGAAACTCATGCAAATCATGCATGAGAAAGGTTTGTGTTCAAGGGTGGCACAGGGAAAACTACATATTTACAAGCCATTGGTACAAGATGATCAAATAAAAATGACAATGGTAGACAGCATTGTAGATCAGGTTTTTGGAGGTGCGGCAATGGAATTGGTTCTACAGACGCTGGGAAACTACCAAGCGACACCGAACGAACTGAAGGAAATAAAATTGATGATAGAGAAACTAGAAAAATCTAATCCATCCTAA